A stretch of the Panicum virgatum strain AP13 chromosome 9N, P.virgatum_v5, whole genome shotgun sequence genome encodes the following:
- the LOC120689865 gene encoding homeobox protein BEL1 homolog, giving the protein MAHDPSLAYADYFAAAGGVATLVPEVDAAGEDEGHLYGGVHAHHHGLEMFGARGLVPGATVAAAAHGKAAAALGDFGLGAEHQYRLLGHSQQAPLTSLSLHGSAEAASLALHHHQLGGGGGALRQHQPAAWPQQPQQGGAWHLRGSRFLRPTQQLLHEFCGLPVEATSAVASKPPAKPGSEDRAGEGSSSSAPSAQIQAMDAAELQRLKAKLYAMLQEVERRYRRYREQMRAVAGSFEAVAGERAAAAYTRLASRTISKHFRSLRDGVAAQLQAVRRALGEKDPDGGAPGAAGMANKGETTPRLRVLDQCLRQHRAYQAGVLESQPWRPQRGLPERAVSILRAWLFEHFLHPYPSDVDKHILARQTGLSRSQVSNWFINARVRLWKPMVEEMYAEEMKGPQEGACSNANAAANDSSSANPSGGYGGAEDGGGERKPTRAQLQVHDDAGSLASVVSIGSGGRGPQNIDFGMMDGHLDLGAYGDAAHAAGAGHGFGGGVSLTLGLQQHAGDPHGGVNVAFAAAQSSAAAHEFLFMAGGEQHQQQQMVAGGGVVHGHQGQFGAGMDGDDAVAASHYHHRGISAATGFQLLHDLAG; this is encoded by the exons ATGGCGCACGATCCGAGCCTGGCGTACGCGGACTActtcgcggcggcgggcggcgtggccacGCTCGTCCCGGAGGTGGACGCGGCGGGGGAGGACGAGGGCCACCTGTACGGCGGCGTGCACGCGCACCACCACGGGCTCGAAATGTTCGGGGCCAGAGGCCTCGTGCCGGGCGccacggtggcggccgcggcgcacgGCAAGGCCGCAGCCGCGCTCGGGGATTTCGGCCTCGGCGCCGAGCACCAGTACCGCCTGCTGGGCCACAGCCAGCAGGCGCCGCTGACGTCCCTGTCGCTGCACGGGTCCGCCGAGGCCGCGTCGCTGGCTCTGCACCACCAccagcttggcggcggcggcggcgcgctcaggCAGCACcagccggcggcgtggccgcagcagccgcagcagggCGGCGCGTGGCACCTGCGCGGCTCCAGGTTCCTGCGCCcgacgcagcagctgctgcacgAATTCTGCGGCCTCCCCGTGGAGGCCACCAGCGCGGTGGCTTCCAAGCCGCCGGCGAAGCCGGGGAGCGAGGACCGCGCCGGGGAGGGGTCGTCGTCCTCGGCCCCGTCGGCGCAGATCCAGGCCATGGACGCCGCCGAGCTGCAGAGGCTCAAGGCCAAGCTCTACGCCATGCTCCAAGAG GTGGAGAGGAGGTACCGGAGGTACCGCGAGCAGATGAGGGCGGTGGCGGGGTCCTTCGAGGCGGTGGccggggagcgggcggcggcggcgtacacGAGGCTGGCGTCGCGGACGATATCCAAGCACTTCCGGAGCCTGAGGGacggggtggcggcgcagctgcAGGCGGTGCGCCGGGCGCTCGGCGAGAAGGACCCGGACGGCGGCGCCCCGGGGGCGGCCGGGAtggccaacaagggggagacgaCGCCCAGGCTGCGGGTGCTCGACCAGTGCCTGAGGCAGCACAGGGCGTACCAGGCCGGCGTTCTCGAGAGCCAGCCGTGGAGACCGCAGCGAGGGCTGCCGGAGCGCGCCGTCTCCATCCTCCGGGCCTGGCTGTTCGAACACTTCCTGCATCC GTATCCAAGCGACGTGGATAAGCACATCCTGGCGCGGCAGACGGGCCTATCACGCAGCCAA GTCTCCAACTGGTTCATCAACGCGAGGGTGAGGCTGTGGAAGCCCATGGTGGAGGAGATGTACGCGGAGGAGATGAAGGGCCCGCAGGAGGGCGCCTGCAGCAACGCTAACGCCGCCGCGAACGACAGCAGCAGCGCGAACCCTAGCGGCGGctacggcggcgccgaggacggcggcggcgagcggaagCCGACGCGGGCGCAGCTGCAGGTCCACGACGACGCGGGGTCCCTGGCCTCCGTCGTGAGcatcggcagcggcggcaggggccCGCAGAACATCGACTTCGGCATGATGGACGGCCACCTCGACCTCGGCGCGTACGGcgacgccgcccacgccgcggggGCCGGGcacggcttcggcggcggcgtgtcCCTGACGCTGGGGCTGCAGCAGCACGCCGGCGACCCGCACGGCGGCGTGAACGTCgcgttcgcggcggcgcagtcgtccgcggcggcgcatgaGTTCCTGTTcatggcgggcggcgagcagcatcagcagcagcagatggtcgcgggcggcggcgtcgtccaCGGTCACCAGGGCCAGTTCGGCGCCGGAATGGACGGCGACGACGCCGTGGCCGCCTCGCACTACCACCACCGGGGCATCAGCGCCGCCACGGGGTTCCAGCTCCTCCACGACCTGGCCGGCTGA
- the LOC120687872 gene encoding uncharacterized protein LOC120687872 — translation MRGGAGEKLHHKEANVAHGAAAVYGGAGKGAAKSSFLYGLFLYVVLPVLVLYFVVIAASQFYNPRCSPEGNVVMAAGHFMVANKPNVSSLNASSSSAPRPPPAAAKAARVVTAEEAPTGLRHIVFGIGASASLWQSRKEYIKLWWRPGRMRGFVWMDRPVQEFYSKSSRTGLPAIMVSSDTSKFPYTHGAGSRSALRISRIVSETFRLGLPGVRWFVMGDDDTVFLPENLVHVLSQFDHRQPYYIGSPSESHIQNLIFSYGMAFGGGGFAISRALAEELAKMQDGCLHRYPALYGSDDRIHACMSELGVPLTRHPGFHQCDLWGDVLGLLGAHPVAPLVTLHHLDFLEPVFPSTPSRAGALRRLFDGPVRLDSAAVAQQSVCYDRAHQWTVSVSWGFAVMVVRGVLSPREMETPMRSFLNWYKRADYTAYSFNTRPVARQPCQKPHVYYMRGSRMERRRNVTVTEYERHRVKHPACRWRIADPGALLDHIVVHKKPDPDLWKRSPRRNCCRVLSSPKKGKDRSMTIDVGVCRDGEFAKV, via the exons ATGAGGGGAGGAGCTGGAGAGAAGCtccaccacaaggaggccaatgtcgcgcacggcgccgcagccgtgTACGGCGGCGCGGGGAAGGGGGCGGCCAAGTCCTCTTTCCTGTATGGCCTCTTCCTCTACGTCGTCCTGCCGGTGCTGGTCCTGTACTTCGTCGTCATCGCCGCGTCGCAGTTCTACAACCCGCGGTGCTCGCCGGAGGGCAACGTGGTCATGGCGGCGGGCCATTTCATGGTGGCCAATAAGCCCAACGTTTCGTCGTTGAACGCTTCTTCGTCCTCAGCTCCTCGTcctccaccggcggcggccaaggcggcGAGGGTGGTAACGGCGGAGGAAGCGCCCACCGGGCTGCGCCACATCGTGTTCGGCATCGGCGCGTCGGCGTCGCTGTGGCAGAGCCGGAAGGAGTACATCAAGCTGTGGTGGCGGCCGGGGAGGATGCGCGGGTTCGTGTGGATGGACCGGCCCGTGCAGGAGTTCTACTCCAAGAGCTCCCGCACGGGGCTCCCGGCGATCATGGTGAGCTCGGACACGTCCAAGTTCCCCTACACCCACGGCGCGGGCAGCCGGTCGGCGCTCCGGATCTCGCGCATCGTCTCCGAGACGTTCCGGCTGGGGCTCCCCGGCGTGCGGTGGTTCGTGATGGGCGACGACGACACGGTGTTCCTGCCGGAGAACCTGGTGCACGTGCTGTCGCAGTTCGACCACCGGCAGCCGTACTACATCGGGTCGCCGTCGGAGAGCCACATCCAGAACCTCATCTTCTCGTACGGCATggcgttcggcggcggcgggttcgcCATCAGCCGCGCGCTGGCGGAGGAGCTGGCCAAGATGCAGGACGGGTGCCTGCACCGGTACCCCGCGCTGTACGGCAGCGACGACCGCATCCACGCGTGCATGTCGGAGCTGGGCGTGCCGCTGACCCGGCACCCGGGGTTCCACCAGTGCGACCTGTGGGGCGACGTGCTGGGGCTGCTGGGCGCGCACCCGGTGGCGCCGCTGGTGACGCTGCACCACCTCGACTTCTTGGAGCCGGTGTTCCCGTCGACGCCGTCGCGGGCCGGGGCGCTGCGGCGGCTGTTCGACGGGCCGGTGCGGCTGgactcggcggcggtggcgcagcaGTCGGTGTGCTACGACCGGGCGCACCAGTGGACGGTGTCCGTGTCGTGGGGGTTCGCGGTGATGGTGGTGCGCGGGGTGCTGTCGCCGCGGGAGATGGAGACGCCGATGCGCAGCTTCCTCAACTGGTACAAGCGCGCCGACTACACGGCCTACTCCTTCAACACGCGGCCGGTGGCGCGGCAGCCGTGCCAGAAGCCGCACGTCTACTACATGCGGGGGAGCCGGATGGAGCGCCGCCGGAACGTGACGGTGACGGAGTACGAGCGCCACCGGGTGAAGCACCCCGCCTGCCGGTGGCGCATCGCCGACCCCGGCGCGCTGCTCGACCACATCGTCGTGCACAAGAAGCCCGACCCCGACCTCTGGAAGAGG TCGCCGAGGAGGAACTGCTGCAGGGTGCTTTCGTCGCCGAAGAAAGGCAAGGACCGGTCGATGACCATCGACGTCGGCGTGTGCAGGGACGGCGAGTTCGCCAAGGTCTAA